Sequence from the Methanocella sp. genome:
ACAACGTGAAAATGGTTGTCAACGGCACGCACAGGTTCACGGCACCCGGAACATACACCATCGGCCTGAATGTGACCGATAAGGCCGGGAACAAGAACTCGACGACCTTCGACTTCGTCGTCATCTACGATCCCAATGCCGGCGCGGTCATCGGCGTCGGCGGCTTCAATTCGCCCGCGGGCGCCTATGCCTGGAAACCGGCCAAGAGCGGCCCGGCCGCCTTTGGATTCGCCTCGGCCTACGTAACGGTGAAAAAAGTCACCACGCTCCAGGGTATCACCGAATTCATGATACTGAACGGACTCGACCCGTGGTTCCAGTCGTCCAGCTATGACTGGCTCGTCGTCTCGGGCTCTAAGGCCATATACCAGGGTACGGGCAAGTTCATCGGCAATGGCTCGAAGACCTATAAATTTGTCCTCAGCACCATCGATTCGGGGAACAATAATCAGTGGAACCCGCCGGCGGATAAGTTCCGGATCAAGATCTGGGACTCGACGACTGGCGCGGTGGTCTACGATAACCAGCCGGGCGCCGCCAACGATGCCGACCCGACACAGCTGACCACGTGGGGCAACATATTGATATATAAGCCATAGGTAGTGTAAAGAAGTGCATGGGCAGGGCTTAAGCCCTGTCCGTAATTTTTTTCGCTTGATAAGTAATCGTTAAATAAAATCGTCATCATTAGTAATATTAAGTTAAGTCATGGAGGCATTGAGGTTGAACTCGTTTATTACTAGTCGCTGGACCCTGGTGATCGTGATCGTGGCCGCCTGCCTGGCTATCAATGGCTGTATCTGCCCCTGGTTCGATGGCAATAAGCCTCAGCCAACGAAGGTCGACGCCGTCGTGCATGTGATCAATGCAACGGGAGATTCCGTCCCCGGCGTCACCGTCTATTTCTTATCCTGCATTCCGCATGCGGCGGACATCGGCGACCAGCACTTATCCGACGTCACCAATGAGGACGGCTATGTGCAATTCTCGACGAATTATACTTTTAAAGAGGGTGACGTGCTCTACCTGGGAGCGAGCACGGACCGGTCGCTCCTGGAAGCCGACTTCGCGGCCCGAAACTTCGGGGGCCAGGGAAAGATCGGGACGTGGAAAGCCTTCAGCTACGACCTCGTCAAGTATAGCCAGGGCGCCGAGAACGCCTCCATCAACGTCATGATGACGGTGGACAAGGATACTGGCAAGCTCGCCGATTAAGGCCCGCCATGGCAACCTATAATAGGGCAACGGTGAATCTACAGCATAGGCGGTAGTACCGCTGACGATCCCCATGTGCGCTTCGCAGACCCTTATCGAACGGCAGGCCATGGCCGCGCCGAACCGGGATATCCTGAAGGATTCCCGCATCCCGGCCACCATCCGCATCGGCGTCACCGGCCACCGGAAACTGACCGACTCGCAGGCGATCCTGGTGAGCGACTGTATGCGCCAGATCCTCGATACACTGGACAAGTGGCTCACGGAAAACCTGCATAACTCGCCGCACACGTTTGTGGTAATTTCACCCCTCGCCGAGGGGTCCGACCGTATCGTTGCCTGGGAAGTGCTGGACTGGGCGAAGGCGGACCCGGAATATAAGCCTAAGCTAGAGGTCATTCTCCCGTTTCCGGAAGAAGAATATAAAAAGGACTTCACGGGCCGGAGCTCGTATGAGGAGTTTAAAATACTCCTGGGGCGCGCCCGCTCGGTAAAAATTTTAGACACCATGAGGCCGGCTACGGAAGCCTATGTGCCCGTAGGGCGCTATGTCGTGCACGCCTCTGACGTGCTCATCGTGGTCTGGAACGGCCAGCCGCCCTGCGGAAAAGGCGGCACTGGCGACATCCTCGAGTACGCCCGAAACCTGGGCCAGTCCCTCTTCATAATTAACATCGCCACGGGCGAGATCACGGAAGAATGGAATAAGGACTGGGTCTATGACTCGCTCAAGTACCTCGACGTATTCAACGGAGAGCACCTGAATGCGAAGACATTCGAAGAATACGTGGATCGGCGCTTCGAATCGCTGGAGAAGAAGTCGGAAAAGGCGGGCCTGCCCCGGGAGCGGCTCCTGCCCATGAAGGAGGACCTGCTGCCCAAGTATGCCCGGGCCAGCCTGCTGGCCAAGCGCTATCAAGCCTATTATAATTGGGCCGGCGCCCTCATCTACCTCTTTTCGGCGCTGGCCGTCATCGCCGTCGCCATCCAGACGCTATTTATCCCGGGCCCGCCATATTACCTCATCTGGGTCGAGTTTTTCATTATCCTGTGCGTGCTGATCCTCCTGTGGGGCCTCGAGCATTTTAAAATCCACCGGAACTGGATCGATTATCGCTTTCTGGCCGAGCGGCTGCGCATCGCCATCTTCCTGTCCACGGCGGGCATCGAGTTCACGCCCTTGAAATATCCGCCGTATTTTACGATTTCCCAGCAGTCGGACTACTGGATCGTGAAGGCCTTCGGCTGGACTCTAAATTCAAGGCAAAAGCTCTCATCGGACGTGCCTTTCGAGGCCTCGAAAAAGTTCCTGCTGGAAGCCTGGGTGGATGATCAGCTCTCCTTCTATAGCAGCAAGTACGAGAAGAACAAGCATAGGATGGAAGTGCTGGATCTGACGGGATATGCCATGTTCATAGCCACCCTCATCGCGTCGTTCATGCACGCCTCGGAGCTCGAGGAGCTGTTGCCCGAATTCCTGGCCAACGCGAATTACCTCACGTTCATCGGTATCGTTTTCCCCACGGTGGGCGCCCTGCTCGTGGGCTTCCAGCTGCACCGGGAATACAAGCGGAACGCCGAGCGCTATAGCCAGATGATCGCGCCGCTGTTTTCCATAAGCCAGCAGATGCGCCTTGCGGGCGATAGGGAGACCCTGGGTAAACTGCTCGAGAGGGCTAACGACCTGATGCTTAAGGAGAACCAGGACTGGCGCGTAAGCATCCTGTCGCAGAAGATTGGCGTTTAGATTCTATATATTCAAATTGATAAAAAAAGCCTGCTAATGGGAAGCCATGCGGTTTACATATTTCATGACTTCCTCGATATCCCTTGCCCCATACTGGCATATTATGACACATATTCCGCATTCGGTGCATTTATCCGGGTCGACGTAAGGTATGAGATCCATGGTTATGGCCTCCTCCGGACACTTCTCTGCGCACGTGCCGCATCCGCTGCATTTCTGAGGATTTACTTGCGATGGCATATATGCCCCCAATAGATATTTTGACCGCTAGATAAGCTATTATATAAAAATCGCTTATACTACATAAATATTGCCAGAGAAGAATGTATTTTCGAATGAGACGATTGTTATTATGACTTTAAGTATATTTTATAAAACGTATATTATAGGATATATCTTACATGACATATATAAGGCCATAGAACGATTTAGATAATAAGCCTTATAGAAAAATCTATTATATACTAAGCTGATAAACTATTGGTGATGCCATGGAGAAAATATCGATACATAACGTCCCTTTTATGATGCCTACTCCCACGGTGCTGGTGGGCGCTAACGTTAAAGGAAAGCCTAACTTCATGACCGTCGGATGGACCGGCTTTACCAACATCAGCCCGCCCATGTTAACGGTCGCCATCGGCCAGAAGAAGTATACGAACCTGGGAATCCTGGAGAACAATACGTTCAGCGTTAACGTACCGAATACGAAGCAGATGGTCGTTACGGACTACTGCGGCATCGTCTCGGGCTCGAAGGTCGATAAGTCGGCACTGTTCGAGATCTTCTACGGCAAGCTTGGCACGGCCCCGATGATCAAAGACTTCCCGGTCAACATGGAGTGCAAGCTCTTTAAGTCAATAGACCTCCCGAACCGGACGCTCCATATTGCGGAGATCATGGATGTTTTTATCGATAAGGAATGCATGACCGAGGACCGGCCCGATATCAAGAAGATCGACCCCATCATACTGACGTTCCCCAAGTGGATGTACTATAGCATGGGCGATGTCATCGGCAGGGGCTTCTTTATCGGCAAGGAATATAAGAAAAACTCGGAAGAGGCACCGGTCATCGCGCAAAAATAAACTCTTCTATCTCTTCCTCTTTCTGGACCGAATGTCTGCGTTTTTTCACGTCCGCATACATCTAAAATATGTTTCGCTAAAGGTCGTTATATAAGGATTTGTGTAGTGGCATTAGAAGAGACAAAAACTATATTTGCAGGATACCTCTTCTTAGATGAGCAGGCATGAAACTAACTGTCGAAACGGGCGGCCTGACGCTGGCCAACCCTACGATACTGGCAGCCGGCATATTAGGCACCACCGGGGCGTCGCTCAAGAGAGTGGCATCCATGGGCGCGGGCGCCGTCGTCACCAAGTCTATCGGAGTCGAGCCCAAGCCTGGCCACCCCAACCCGTCCATGGTAAAACTGGAGTGCGGCTACATTAACGCCATGGGCCTGCCCAATCCATCTTATGAGGAATTTTTACCGGAACTGGAGATCGCGAAGGAATCGGGCGTGCCCGTCATCGCGAGCATCTTCGGGGCTACCGAGGCTGAGTTTAAGGAAGTGGCAAAAGGCCTGCCGGGCGCATCGGCTTACGAGCTCAACGTGAGCTGTCCGCATGCGATAGGCTACGGCATGCAGGTGGGCACAGACCCTGCGCTTGTAAGAGCCATAACGCGTACCGTAAAGAGCGCGGTGAAAGCCCCGGTCTGGGTCAAGCTGACGCCGAACGTCACCGATATAACGGCCATAGGCCGGGCGGCTCAGGAAGGCGGCGCCGACGCGGTCGTGGCCATTAACACGGTCAAGGCCATGGCCATCGATATCGACAGCGGCTACCCGATACTGGGCAATATCCATGGCGGCCTCTCCGGTTCGGCCATTAAGCCTGTGGCAGTACGCTGCATCTACGATCTGTACGCGGCCCTCGATATACCGATAATCGGCGTCGGCGGCGTATCTAACTGGGCCGATGCCGTCGAGCTTCTGATGGCCGGGGCGGCAGCAATAGAAATCGGATCCGCAGTATACGATGATATCGGCATCTTTGCGTCGGTATCCATGGGACTATCCGACTATCTGGACCGAAAGAGCCTGAAGCTTGAAGACCTGATCGGAATGGCGTACCGGGTGGTGAAGCATGAGGCCGATAAGTGCTAAAATACTCGAGATCGTCGAGGAGACGCCGACGATCCGCACCTACAGGCTGGATACGTCCGACTGGCTCCGGGGCAAGCCCGGCCAATTTTTAATGGTCTGGGCTAGAGGCGTGGACGAGGTGCCCATGACGCTCTCGTATGACGATGCCATCACCGTGCAAAAGGTCGGCGATGCTACCGAAGCTATGTTCAGGCTCAAGGAAGGCGACTCCCTGGGCATTCGCGGCCCCTACGGTAACGGCTGGGAGCTTGTCGGCGAGGATATACTGCTCATTTCGGGCGGCGTGGGCTCGGCGCCGCTGGCGCCGCTGGCGGAGAAGGCTGCCTCCATAGGCGTAAAGGTCACGACGCTGGCCGGCTATCGTAACAAGGAAGAGGTCCATTTTGAGGGGAGGTTCAGGAAGGCCGGAGAAACGTTTATCGCCACGGACGACGGGACTTATGGCCAGAAGGGCTTTGTCACGGGCCTGATGACCAACATGGACTTAAGCAAGTACACCCAAATATATTGTTGTGGCCCGGAAAAGATGATGTACCGGGTCCTGAGCATCCTGGACGGGCATAAGCTGGCGCCCTGCGCGCAGTTCAGCATACAGCGATACCTGAAATGCGGCATTGGCGTATGCGGGAGCTGCTGCATAGACCCCGACGGACTGAGGGTATGCAAGGACGGTCCCGTATTCATGGGGAATGTTCTTTTAGACGCCGAATTCGGAAAATATGCCCGGGATGCGAGCGGCAGGAGGATGAAACTATGACATTTATCGGAAGGTTCAGGTATAATCACAGGGTATTCACCGGAGAAGTTATCGAGGGTAAGGTTCACTCAATGCTTGGCGGCAAGGAATATAAGCTGGATGAAGTGAAAATCCTGCCCCCCTGCACACCGAGCAAGATCGTCTGTGTCGGGTGCAATTACGTCGAGCATGCGAAGGAGCTGAACGAGCGTATTCCCGAAGAGCCCGTCCTATTCTTGAAGCCGCCTTCCAGCCTTATCGCAAATGAAGAAAATATCGTTTATCCTAAACAGTCGCAGCGCGTGGACTACGAGGCCGAGCTGGCCGTCGTCATCAGCCGGCGGACACGGCATGTTAAGAAGGAAAAGGCGAAGGACCATATATTAGGCTACACGTGTTTCAACGATGTCACGGCACGGGACCTTCAGAGAAAAGACATCCAGTGGACTCGTGCCAAGAGCTTCGACACGTTCTCGCCCATCGGGCCATTCATATCCACCGACATCGATCCGCTGAGCCTGAATATCAAGGCGAAGCTGAACGGCGAGGCCAGGCAGAGCTCGAACACGAAGGACATGATCTTCAATGTATACAGTCTTGTCGAGTTCATATCCGGCGTCATGACCCTTGAGGCCGGGGACGTCATCGCGACAGGCACGCCTCCTGGGGTCGGCCCCATGAAGCCAGGCGACACGATCGAGATCGAGGTCGAGAATATCGGCATGCTCAGGAACAAGGTCGTATCTTGAGTACCTAAATATTTTATTTTATTTAAAACAAATAAATTTGGTCACTTTTAAATGTGGAATTATTTGTTACAATTTTTTGAAGCACAGAAATATTTAATACCCCATAATACAATGGCAATTAGTATGATAAGCGGTTGCGAAGCAACTCGAAATAATGTTCCAATTAGAATAAATCGCTACTTATATACAATAAGCCATTGCTTCGCATGTGTATCGCATCGAGAAAAAACGAACAGGGGGCCTATTGGGGGACAAAAAGGGGTTCTTGTGAATGAGCGGGATAAAAAGCTTCTTCGATATAATTACAGGGAATTCGAAGCACAAGAACGAACCATTCATGCAGCGGGCAGTCAACCCCCGGGCTAGTGTAGCGTATAGCGTGGATGTTCGTTCGAGCATCGATTCGATACAGGATGTAAAGCTCGTCTTAGATGAGGCGATACGGGAGTATTCGGAAGCGGTACGGCAGAAGCCGGACTATGCGGAGGCCCACTATAATCTGGCCGTGGCCCTGGACGATAAAGGCCTGCTGGACGATGCCATCCGGGAGTTCCGAGAGGCCGTAAGGCTGAACCCGGATTTCCCCGAAGCGCACTATAACCTGGGCGTGGCGCTGGACGATAAAGGCTTTATCGACGATGCCATTAAGGAATACCGTGAATCCCTGAGACTGAACCCCGACTATGCAAGAGCTCACTATAACCTGGGCATCGCGCTAGGAAAGCGAAACCAGCTCGATGAAGCGGTTAAAGAATTCAAGGACGCGCTCAGGATAAACCCCGACTATCCGGAAGTTCACTATAACATGGGCGTCGTGCTCGGTAAGAAGGGCCTGCTCGACGACGCCATCAAGGCATTCCGTGACGCCATCGAGCTCAAGCCCGACGACGCCGAAGCGCACTATAATTTAGGCGTATCGCTCGACTATAAGGGCCTGGTCGACGAGGCCATCGTGGAATTCCGCGAGTCCGTCTGGCTGAAGCCCGACGACGCCGAGGGTCACTATAACCTCGGCCTGGCCCTGAGCAAGAAAGGCCTGTTCGACCAGGCAATCCGCGAATACCGCGAGGCCGTGAGGATCAAGCCCGACTATGCAAAAGCGCATAACAATCTGGGCATTCTGCTGGATTACCGGGGCCAGATTGACGAGGCCATCAAGGAGTATTATGCTGCAGTCAGGCTCAGGCCCGACGACTCGGAAGCACATTATAATCTTGGTGTCGCCCTGGCATCCAGGAACGCCCTGGACGAGGCCGCCCAGGAATTCAAGGACGCGGTCAAGATCAAGCCCAATTACGCGGAGGCTCACTTCAAGCTCGGCTACGTCTTTTGCAGTAAAGGCGCCCTGGACGACGCGATCAAGGAATTACGGGAAGCCATCTGGCTGAGGCCAAACTATGCCGAAGCCCATTATAATCTGGGCGTGGTCTTCGGAAAGAAGAACCTCATGGACGACGCGATCCGCGAGCTCAAGGACGCCATCAGGCTCCGCCCCGACTATGCCGAAGCCCATTACAATCTCGGGCTGGCCTACGACTATAAAGGCCAGCTGGATGATGCTATCCGGGAATACCGGGAAGCCCTGCGGCTCAAGCCCGACGACGTGAAGGCGCGGAATAACCTGGGCGTGGCGCTCGACGA
This genomic interval carries:
- a CDS encoding flavin reductase family protein produces the protein MEKISIHNVPFMMPTPTVLVGANVKGKPNFMTVGWTGFTNISPPMLTVAIGQKKYTNLGILENNTFSVNVPNTKQMVVTDYCGIVSGSKVDKSALFEIFYGKLGTAPMIKDFPVNMECKLFKSIDLPNRTLHIAEIMDVFIDKECMTEDRPDIKKIDPIILTFPKWMYYSMGDVIGRGFFIGKEYKKNSEEAPVIAQK
- a CDS encoding ATP-binding protein, coding for MPSQVNPQKCSGCGTCAEKCPEEAITMDLIPYVDPDKCTECGICVIICQYGARDIEEVMKYVNRMASH
- a CDS encoding dihydroorotate dehydrogenase electron transfer subunit, with product MRPISAKILEIVEETPTIRTYRLDTSDWLRGKPGQFLMVWARGVDEVPMTLSYDDAITVQKVGDATEAMFRLKEGDSLGIRGPYGNGWELVGEDILLISGGVGSAPLAPLAEKAASIGVKVTTLAGYRNKEEVHFEGRFRKAGETFIATDDGTYGQKGFVTGLMTNMDLSKYTQIYCCGPEKMMYRVLSILDGHKLAPCAQFSIQRYLKCGIGVCGSCCIDPDGLRVCKDGPVFMGNVLLDAEFGKYARDASGRRMKL
- a CDS encoding fumarylacetoacetate hydrolase family protein, which codes for MTFIGRFRYNHRVFTGEVIEGKVHSMLGGKEYKLDEVKILPPCTPSKIVCVGCNYVEHAKELNERIPEEPVLFLKPPSSLIANEENIVYPKQSQRVDYEAELAVVISRRTRHVKKEKAKDHILGYTCFNDVTARDLQRKDIQWTRAKSFDTFSPIGPFISTDIDPLSLNIKAKLNGEARQSSNTKDMIFNVYSLVEFISGVMTLEAGDVIATGTPPGVGPMKPGDTIEIEVENIGMLRNKVVS
- a CDS encoding dihydroorotate dehydrogenase: MKLTVETGGLTLANPTILAAGILGTTGASLKRVASMGAGAVVTKSIGVEPKPGHPNPSMVKLECGYINAMGLPNPSYEEFLPELEIAKESGVPVIASIFGATEAEFKEVAKGLPGASAYELNVSCPHAIGYGMQVGTDPALVRAITRTVKSAVKAPVWVKLTPNVTDITAIGRAAQEGGADAVVAINTVKAMAIDIDSGYPILGNIHGGLSGSAIKPVAVRCIYDLYAALDIPIIGVGGVSNWADAVELLMAGAAAIEIGSAVYDDIGIFASVSMGLSDYLDRKSLKLEDLIGMAYRVVKHEADKC